A region of the Thiomicrorhabdus sp. genome:
ACCTTTCGTTTGCAAATAGAACATGATCAAGTTGTCACCATAAAAGTAGGTGCTTCAACCACCATAGCCAACTACGCCTTACCAAGGCTAATAGCCCAATTTCATAAAGATTACCCAATGATAAAAGTCGATGTTTTAGTGGGGAATACTCAAAAGATTTTAAATAGCCTAACTTCACTCGATGCCGCTTTTGTAGAAGGGCGAGTGCATGGTATAAAAAATACAGGCTACTATCCAACTGCGTGGAAGCAAGATGAACTTATCGTGATTATGCCTGACAATCATCCGCTCGCTGAAGTTGAAGAAATTACTTTAAAATCAATTTATGAGTATCCGCTCATTTTACGAGAACAAGGTTCAGGAACTCGCGAGATGATTGAACTAGCCTATAAACAACGGCTGGATATAGAAATTAAATCCGTAATAGAGCTTTATAGTACTGAATCTATCAAAGAGGCGGTGAGGGTTGGATTAGGCATTGCCTTGGTTTCAAAGATGGCAATAGAAACCTTACCCCCTACAATTCAATGGCGAAGCCTAACCGAAGATGATCGGATTATTCGCCAATTATCTATGTTACTACCAGACCTTGGTCACAACACTCACTGGATTCGTGCGTTTATTCGTTGAGCATTTAAAATAAATTTACCCTGTGTAAAATTATAGCTAGCGCCTAGCTATAGGCAGGTGTAGCTGGGTTATTTATGATTTATTTTGTTAGGCAGTTTCTTACTTTTTTGGTGTGTTTTGTTTGATGAATTGACGTTGTAATTGATCTAAAGCGGTTAGTATTTGATCTCGCAAATCCAGTAAGTGCTCAATAAGTTCTTTGGCGGAATGAATATCACCCGATTGCTTCAATTCATACATTTCCAGCCCAACATGGTGAACCTCTTGATGAATGCTTTCAATTTTCTGGTAAATGGGAAGGTGGCTGTATTGTTGTTTACCTATCCCATAGTACCATTGACCAAATCGACAGCTATATTCATCCTTTAATTGAGTTAAATCGGGTTCGATATTGGCATCTCTCATGGTCAGTAGGACTTGTTCAATCCAAATAATATGATCACTTTTTGCTACCAGCAACGGAAAGTCTCGGGTATCCCAAAGTGCATCTGCCCATAAAGACCAGCTTGGATCAGGAGTGAAATGTTCAGACCATTGAATGATGTCTTTTCCTGGCATGGGGTTAGCAATACCAAACCCTTGAGCTTGATTGCAACCGTAACGTAGTAATACGATACCGTGTTCAATCGTTTCAACACCTTCTGCGATAACGTTTAAATTGAATACTTTGGTAAGATTAATGGTGGCTTCCACAACTTGCATTTCATCGGTATGTGACAGCATGGTTTGAATAAACATCTTGTCGATTTTGACTGTATCAAAAGGTAGGTGTTTTAAATAGGCAATTGAAGAGTAGCCCGTTCCAAAATCATCTAGTGAGAGATTTACTCCCAGTGCTTTTATAGCTGTTAAAACCTGTTTAGCTTGAGCAAAATCAATAATGGCAATTGATTCTAATAGTTCAATCTCAAAAGTATTGGGTGGCAGTTCTGGAGCACTTTTTAGTGCTTCCTCCAAAAAAGGAAGAAAGCTATCATGGTGAAAGTGTCGGTTGGAAATATTGATTGAAACAGGCCAGAAATAGCCTTGTTTATAACGCTGTTGGGTTTCTGCAATGGCCTGTTTGATGACCCAGCGATCTAACTCAATAATGACATGGGTTGACTCTATAATAGGCAAAAAATTATTGGGTAAAACGAGACCGTTCTTGGGATCTATCCAACGAATTAAGGTTTCAAATCCGGTAATTTTTCCCGTTCTTAAGTTTACTTTAGGTTGATAATAGAGCTCCATTTCATTATTTTTGATGGCATCAGAAATCTTAACCAACATCTTTTGGTGTGAAATTGTTTTCTGGTATTCAGAGTGAGAAAAGTATTTGATATTAGGGTGGTTTGGCATTTTAGCCAGGTACATGGCGTGATCAGATTGGCGTAATAATGTATCTAATTCATTAAACTCATCAGAATACTGAGAAATCCCAATGCTGCAAGAAATTTCTACAGGTACAGGGCTGGATTTAAGCACATAAGGCAGCTCCAATTGTTTAAACAGCTTTTCAATACGAAACTCCAATTCTTCCATATTGTTTGCTAGTAATAAAATGGCAAACTCATCACCACCTAAACGAGATGCCGCTTCGTCTTGTTCTAAAGAGATTGTTAATCGATGAGCGAGAGAGGTAAGGAGTTCATCACCTAATGTATGTCCATACAAGTCATTGATGCTCTTAAAGCTATCTAAGTCTAAAAAACCGATATAGATATTTTGTAAATTCTTAATCTTTTCACAGGTTTGATTGAATAGTTGCGTAAAGTACTCACGATTAGGAAGTTGGGTTAAAGCATCAAATTTAACTGTTTGTTCCAGTGAATCGATTAGGTTTTGTTTTTCAGAGAGGTTTTGAAGGGAAATTAAAATATGATTTTTATCAGGAAGTAATGTCAGTGCCATATTAACTTGAGAGGTTGTGCGTTTAAGTCGTAAACTTGTCTCAAAATTGTCAATATGCCCCGTTTTGATGACTTCTTGTATAACCGTAGAAAGGCTGTCTTTGTTTTCAGGTTTGGTTAAATCGTACAGGGTTTGATTAAGTAAGGTTTCACTGCTAAAGCCTGTTATCTGTAAGTAAGCAGGGTTACACTTTAAGAAGTTAGTTTCTAAACTAATTATTGCGATACCATCTTTCGACAAATTGAAAATGGTTTCAAAGTTGTCAGTACTGAACTCTTTTAAAAAATCATATTCTTTCACAGCACATCATGCACTTTATAGCAGGCTTCTAAGTAGTATAAAGTATTGTTTTGTAGAATGTCACCATTAAAAAATAGAAATCTAAAAGGATTAGTAGCAGCAATTTATTAAGGTAAACGTATTAAAGTACTATATCTAGGGGCTTCTTTACCAGGCCAGGGGTATTCGATTAGTCATTGTAAAAATCAAAAGTTTTTATATAAAAAATAGATTAAGGTAATCGTTTTCTCAATGGGCTAGAATGAAAAGGGTGTTTCAAAAAATGAATTCAAGATTAAAATTCAAGATTAAATAGAGGTATTAAATATGCTAACTAAAATGCTTATACCATTTATATTTATAATGATGGTCGCCGGCTGTGCCGGAAACCCAAATAGTTCTTTGGCAAAGCAGTGTTCAGATGGGTTGAACATTGCCTACCAAGAACTCGATTATGCCAAGACCAAGGGTTTTAGCGGTACGGTTGAATACACTAAGGCTGCAAGCCTGCTGGGAGCAGCTAAAATTCAGAAAGAATTTGGTAAGTACCCAAACTGTATTGATAAGGTTGAACGTGCTCGTGCCTATATCAAAGCATCACAACGTTAAACAGGGTTCTTTACTGAAACAATAAAAAACCCGCGAGGATATTCCTTAGCGGGTTTTTTATTTGAACATTATTAGGTTTACCCTATGCACACACTGTATTAATGGCCACAGGACATGCCAGGCCTGGTAAAACTCAAATAATTGATTTTGATAATTATTGAGAAGCCATTTTAATACTTATAGGTCTTTATTTTGATGACTCTGGCTTCCCGTTACTTTTTCTAGTCTCTTCAGCCGAGTTCTTCGTTTGCTGTTAGGCAAAAAGTAACCAAATACGTGCCCTGAAAGAAGTGCCCTTGGGGTATAAAAGAGCGATTGCCCTCAGAGGGAAAGCCAGAATGAGAATCTCAAAGGTATATAAATATTAAAAAGGCTTCTCAACAGTTACAAAAGATCAATCGAGTCTTACGCCAACGATTTTAATTATGCTGGTTTGTTGAGTTGCCTTGCTCTTTTCTTATCTCTAACCCAGAGAACTGAGCCATTTGTTTTCTTCATTTCAAAAAGGTCTATTGCTATAAATAAGTCACTTAGTTTTTTAAATCCGTAATTTCGTTGGTCAAATGAAGCATGGTTTGATATATGAGTTCCTATAGGGCCAAGCATTGCCCAGCCATCCTCTTCTTCTACCGCTTCGATAGCTTGCCGTAATAAATTGATGAGTTTTGTATCGCTTTTGATAGTCTTAGTTTGTTTTTGAATAGGTTCGCTTTGTGTTTTTTCTTCATCTAAATAAAGAAAACGGGAACAACTATTTACGAAAGCTAATGGAGCTTTGCGTTCTCCAAAACCAATAACGAATTTACCATCAGCGAGGGCACGAGTAACTAAGGGGGTGAAATCACAATCAGAGGAAACAAGGCAAATAACGTCTACATTTTTTGTATATAAAATATCCATCGCGTCAATTACAAGAGCCATGTCTGTTGCATTTTTTCCCTTTGTTAAATCGAATTGTTGGATTGGCTGTATTGCATAATCGTGAATCACATCTTCCCACAATTTTAGATTTTGATTTTTCCAGTTTCCGTATGCTTTTCTAATATTGACAACTCCA
Encoded here:
- a CDS encoding LysR family transcriptional regulator translates to MIKANHLLTFAKVAELKNISLAAEALHRSQPAVSGQLKALQESFTEPLYERKGMGIELTELGKALLPYAQRQTKLLIDAETFRLQIEHDQVVTIKVGASTTIANYALPRLIAQFHKDYPMIKVDVLVGNTQKILNSLTSLDAAFVEGRVHGIKNTGYYPTAWKQDELIVIMPDNHPLAEVEEITLKSIYEYPLILREQGSGTREMIELAYKQRLDIEIKSVIELYSTESIKEAVRVGLGIALVSKMAIETLPPTIQWRSLTEDDRIIRQLSMLLPDLGHNTHWIRAFIR
- a CDS encoding EAL domain-containing protein — encoded protein: MKEYDFLKEFSTDNFETIFNLSKDGIAIISLETNFLKCNPAYLQITGFSSETLLNQTLYDLTKPENKDSLSTVIQEVIKTGHIDNFETSLRLKRTTSQVNMALTLLPDKNHILISLQNLSEKQNLIDSLEQTVKFDALTQLPNREYFTQLFNQTCEKIKNLQNIYIGFLDLDSFKSINDLYGHTLGDELLTSLAHRLTISLEQDEAASRLGGDEFAILLLANNMEELEFRIEKLFKQLELPYVLKSSPVPVEISCSIGISQYSDEFNELDTLLRQSDHAMYLAKMPNHPNIKYFSHSEYQKTISHQKMLVKISDAIKNNEMELYYQPKVNLRTGKITGFETLIRWIDPKNGLVLPNNFLPIIESTHVIIELDRWVIKQAIAETQQRYKQGYFWPVSINISNRHFHHDSFLPFLEEALKSAPELPPNTFEIELLESIAIIDFAQAKQVLTAIKALGVNLSLDDFGTGYSSIAYLKHLPFDTVKIDKMFIQTMLSHTDEMQVVEATINLTKVFNLNVIAEGVETIEHGIVLLRYGCNQAQGFGIANPMPGKDIIQWSEHFTPDPSWSLWADALWDTRDFPLLVAKSDHIIWIEQVLLTMRDANIEPDLTQLKDEYSCRFGQWYYGIGKQQYSHLPIYQKIESIHQEVHHVGLEMYELKQSGDIHSAKELIEHLLDLRDQILTALDQLQRQFIKQNTPKK
- a CDS encoding NYN domain-containing protein produces the protein MKDKENIAVFIDADNAPAKKIDKVLSELARYGVVNIRKAYGNWKNQNLKLWEDVIHDYAIQPIQQFDLTKGKNATDMALVIDAMDILYTKNVDVICLVSSDCDFTPLVTRALADGKFVIGFGERKAPLAFVNSCSRFLYLDEEKTQSEPIQKQTKTIKSDTKLINLLRQAIEAVEEEDGWAMLGPIGTHISNHASFDQRNYGFKKLSDLFIAIDLFEMKKTNGSVLWVRDKKRARQLNKPA